In one Leptolyngbya sp. BL0902 genomic region, the following are encoded:
- a CDS encoding fumarate reductase/succinate dehydrogenase flavoprotein subunit: MAAIKAKQASPESDVLILEKANIRRSGAIAMGMDGVNTAVIPGNSTPEQYVREITIANDGIVNQKAVYETGRLGFEVIQELESWGVKFQKDHEGNYDLKQVHRVGKYVLPMPEGKDLKKILARQVKRHKVNVTNRVMATRVMVQNGRVTGAVGLDVRNGNMVVIQAKAVVLCTGACGRLGLPASGYLYGTYENPTNAGDGYSMAYHAGAELTNIECFQINPLIKDYNGPACAYVASPFGAYTANAEGHRFINCDYWSGQMMLEVYKELHSGKGPVHLKMYHLDDDTISEIERVLWDNERPSRGRFHEGRNENYRTHGVEMNISEIGLCSGHSASGVWVNERAETTVPGLYAAGDMASVPHNYMIGAFVYGRIAGENAMDYVRDLEHVEPDADFLAAEQERIYRPLHQPNGVPHTQVEYKLRRLVNDYLQPPKSPHNMDIGLEKFVAYEDTLNLMGASDPHELMRCMEVHFIRDCAEMAARASLFRKETRWGLYHYRLDYPEKNDAEWFCHVNLKKGTHGDMELFKRAVEPYIVDVNLKEEVYDVAVR, from the coding sequence ATGGCCGCCATTAAAGCGAAACAGGCCAGCCCAGAAAGTGATGTGCTGATTTTAGAAAAGGCCAATATCCGCCGCAGTGGTGCCATTGCCATGGGGATGGATGGGGTAAATACCGCTGTGATTCCCGGTAATTCCACCCCAGAGCAATACGTTCGTGAAATCACCATTGCCAACGATGGCATTGTCAACCAAAAAGCCGTTTATGAAACTGGACGGCTGGGCTTTGAGGTGATTCAAGAACTGGAAAGCTGGGGGGTCAAATTTCAAAAAGACCACGAAGGTAACTACGACCTCAAGCAGGTGCACCGGGTAGGCAAATATGTGCTGCCCATGCCCGAAGGTAAGGATCTTAAGAAAATTCTCGCTCGCCAGGTGAAGCGCCACAAGGTCAACGTCACCAACCGGGTGATGGCCACCCGCGTGATGGTGCAAAATGGCCGCGTCACCGGAGCCGTGGGGCTGGATGTGCGCAACGGCAACATGGTGGTGATTCAGGCTAAGGCGGTGGTGCTCTGCACTGGGGCCTGTGGTCGCCTGGGGCTGCCCGCTTCTGGCTACCTCTACGGCACCTACGAGAACCCCACCAATGCCGGGGATGGCTACTCCATGGCCTACCACGCCGGGGCAGAACTGACCAACATTGAATGCTTCCAAATCAACCCGCTGATTAAGGACTACAACGGCCCCGCCTGCGCCTACGTAGCCAGCCCCTTCGGAGCCTACACCGCCAACGCCGAGGGCCACCGCTTCATTAACTGCGACTACTGGAGCGGCCAGATGATGCTGGAGGTCTACAAAGAGCTGCACTCTGGCAAAGGCCCCGTCCATCTGAAGATGTACCACCTGGACGACGACACGATTTCTGAAATCGAGCGGGTGCTGTGGGACAACGAGCGACCTAGCCGAGGACGCTTCCACGAGGGCCGAAACGAAAATTACCGCACCCACGGCGTGGAAATGAACATCTCCGAAATTGGTCTGTGCAGCGGCCACAGCGCCTCTGGGGTGTGGGTGAACGAGCGCGCCGAAACCACGGTGCCCGGTCTCTATGCCGCTGGCGACATGGCCAGTGTGCCCCACAACTACATGATTGGGGCCTTTGTCTATGGCCGCATTGCCGGGGAAAACGCCATGGACTACGTGCGCGATCTGGAACACGTAGAACCCGATGCCGACTTCCTCGCCGCCGAACAGGAGCGCATCTATCGCCCCCTGCACCAGCCCAACGGCGTGCCCCACACCCAGGTGGAATACAAGCTGCGCCGCCTGGTGAACGACTACCTGCAACCGCCCAAGTCGCCCCACAACATGGACATTGGCCTCGAAAAGTTTGTGGCCTACGAAGACACCCTCAACCTGATGGGGGCCAGCGACCCCCACGAATTGATGCGCTGCATGGAAGTCCACTTCATCCGCGACTGCGCCGAAATGGCCGCCCGTGCCTCCCTCTTCCGCAAGGAAACCCGCTGGGGCCTGTACCACTATCGGCTGGACTATCCCGAAAAGAACGATGCTGAATGGTTCTGCCACGTCAACCTGAAGAAGGGCACCCACGGCGATATGGAACTGTTTAAGCGGGCCGTTGAACCCTACATCGTGGACGTAAACCTGAAGGAAGAAGTCTACGACGTAGCGGTGCGGTAG
- a CDS encoding LysR family transcriptional regulator yields MEIYQLKVFLEVAQCLSFTEAADTLNLTQPAVSAKIKSLETELETPLFHRLGRRIELTQVGEYLLAEGPQLLEVEQRLKAEIEEIKQGKHSALTLGGMADVMDHWLPSVLYDYRRRYPAVQTRCVQFNSAEELYRAIKAGDVDLGISDLSYGTFDDLAETAIDSVHYSLAVSASHRLAQQPWLSLQELKDESWVLLPEGSPSRIMLQKRMQELGLELSDFAHVEVVDSLSQVRTYLMQGHYLGFVSDFELHLESQAGLIRHVPLEEFALGSPLFLLMAKRLNRALEASLAGSSPRSSIEAVQQFVALLKTRQTCPPVPDISSVSLTPVQPIATTARVPQFQAPNFFVRAVSPGNTDTIRLTIGTQNRTIQTITAGLIIQRLGLLEHFLPRHGRYSGTRYQIRWADYSSGAPIVEGLQTQQIDIGVLGDYPLLLSALPGAADTACTRLISFVASNPDGTGNDIIVPQQSPLHAIEDLAGRVIAVPFGSAAHSMVMRSLHHCDLLDAVTLTTIDACNHCTRRPSSAAHNTIDGYAYFAPFHEIAKHRGQFRRLLSHQMDGLPTFHGVVIRDELADQHPEIAVAYLRALLAAQYWYATQPIAPTLVSRWVNIDAAIVSKTLLSGTSDPVDVVYHSETQLRADWLQAHIHALSQIAGQETLGHINLEGWMQPEFLTAAIAAL; encoded by the coding sequence GTGGAAATTTATCAGCTTAAAGTGTTTCTAGAGGTGGCTCAGTGCCTGAGCTTTACCGAAGCTGCCGACACCCTAAATTTGACTCAGCCAGCGGTGAGTGCCAAAATCAAATCCCTAGAAACAGAACTAGAAACGCCACTTTTCCATCGCCTTGGTCGCCGGATTGAACTGACTCAGGTGGGGGAATATTTACTCGCGGAGGGGCCACAACTACTGGAGGTAGAGCAGCGGCTCAAGGCTGAAATTGAGGAAATTAAGCAGGGCAAACACAGCGCCCTCACCCTTGGTGGCATGGCCGATGTGATGGATCACTGGTTGCCGTCGGTACTATACGACTATCGACGGCGTTATCCAGCCGTTCAAACCCGCTGTGTGCAGTTCAATTCGGCAGAGGAACTGTACCGAGCCATCAAAGCCGGAGATGTAGATCTAGGGATTTCAGACCTCAGCTATGGCACCTTTGACGACCTCGCCGAAACCGCCATTGATTCAGTTCACTATTCCCTCGCTGTGTCCGCTAGCCATCGCCTAGCCCAGCAACCTTGGCTGAGTTTGCAGGAATTAAAAGATGAGTCCTGGGTATTACTGCCTGAAGGTTCACCCAGCCGCATTATGCTGCAAAAACGAATGCAGGAACTGGGGCTAGAACTGTCGGACTTTGCCCATGTGGAAGTGGTGGATTCCCTCAGTCAGGTACGAACTTATTTAATGCAAGGGCATTATCTTGGCTTTGTTTCTGATTTTGAACTGCATTTGGAAAGTCAGGCGGGGCTAATTCGTCATGTCCCCCTAGAGGAATTTGCCCTGGGTAGTCCGCTGTTTTTGCTAATGGCCAAGCGGCTGAATCGTGCCCTAGAAGCTTCTCTTGCTGGGAGTTCTCCTCGGTCGAGTATAGAAGCCGTACAGCAGTTTGTTGCTTTACTAAAAACACGCCAAACATGCCCCCCAGTTCCCGATATTTCCTCGGTATCCCTAACCCCTGTTCAGCCTATCGCTACAACTGCCAGGGTACCTCAGTTCCAAGCACCAAACTTTTTTGTGCGGGCCGTTTCTCCCGGCAATACAGATACGATTCGCCTCACCATTGGCACCCAAAATCGAACGATTCAAACCATTACCGCTGGGCTCATTATTCAACGGTTAGGTCTGCTAGAACACTTTTTGCCCCGCCACGGACGCTACAGCGGCACCCGTTACCAAATCCGCTGGGCCGACTATAGCTCCGGTGCGCCCATTGTGGAGGGGTTGCAAACCCAACAGATCGACATCGGCGTGCTGGGGGACTATCCCCTACTGCTCAGCGCCCTTCCCGGTGCGGCAGATACCGCCTGCACCCGCCTGATTAGCTTTGTGGCCAGCAACCCCGACGGCACCGGAAACGACATCATTGTGCCCCAGCAGTCGCCGCTCCACGCCATCGAAGACCTGGCGGGACGGGTGATTGCGGTGCCCTTTGGCTCAGCGGCCCACAGTATGGTGATGCGCTCCCTGCACCACTGCGACCTGCTGGATGCCGTCACCCTCACCACCATCGATGCCTGTAACCACTGCACCCGTCGCCCCTCTAGTGCCGCTCATAACACCATCGACGGCTACGCCTACTTCGCCCCATTCCACGAAATCGCTAAGCACAGGGGCCAGTTTCGGCGGCTGTTGTCCCACCAGATGGATGGTCTACCCACCTTCCACGGGGTCGTCATCCGCGACGAATTGGCCGATCAGCATCCCGAAATTGCCGTGGCCTACCTGCGGGCGCTGCTGGCTGCTCAATATTGGTACGCTACCCAGCCCATCGCCCCTACCTTGGTCAGTCGTTGGGTCAATATAGATGCCGCCATCGTCAGCAAAACCCTGCTATCCGGCACTAGCGACCCTGTGGATGTGGTATATCATTCCGAAACCCAACTGCGGGCCGACTGGCTCCAGGCCCACATCCATGCCCTTAGCCAAATTGCGGGCCAAGAAACCCTAGGCCATATCAACCTAGAGGGCTGGATGCAACCGGAATTTCTCACCGCCGCCATCGCTGCACTGTAG
- a CDS encoding ABC transporter substrate-binding protein codes for MDYFSGWSKHRITAGFLTISMLFVGACSGETTTSEGENSSSSGRCESTIRVAVGTQDQVINTAVGGAAVRELGLLEKHLPRDGDYEGVCYDIQWSSYTSGPPITNAMMANQLDIGLMGDFPAVINMITFAQENQSTNSTFIGTLAHSPNGAGNAVMVPANSDVTSLADLRGGAISVPFGSAAHGMVLKALEEVGLDPETDVNLVSQAPEVGGSSLRTGQIDAHANFVPFGELFPFRGFARKIFDGAQTGIPTLHGITVRSDFAEQHPDIVVAYLKAVLEANQMFREDPEGISAQIQEWSGIEKEVVYMFLGPSGLQTLNPTIGDTQLSALENSVATLTSLGRIENPIDPSEVVNWTDESFLRRAMEELGLEYDDVVATAESYEISGEDALTGELIEDPRRAAQFWVQGEETVTNFASIANMVKALTELQAEGQAANAMFVHDHNSGLKLFAENSYFVRNGDEVAAFLLESDAQAYVAQTGGTLTAFRDLQSIYAKQPVLLGVR; via the coding sequence ATGGATTATTTTTCAGGTTGGTCTAAGCACAGAATCACAGCTGGTTTTCTAACTATTTCAATGCTCTTTGTTGGAGCTTGCTCAGGCGAGACAACAACATCTGAAGGTGAAAATTCTTCATCCTCAGGCAGGTGTGAAAGTACCATTCGTGTTGCCGTTGGAACTCAGGATCAGGTGATTAATACCGCCGTTGGTGGAGCTGCTGTGCGAGAGTTAGGGTTGTTGGAAAAGCACCTACCAAGAGATGGTGATTACGAAGGGGTATGCTACGACATTCAGTGGTCTAGCTACACCTCTGGGCCACCCATTACAAACGCGATGATGGCCAATCAGCTCGATATTGGTCTCATGGGTGATTTTCCCGCCGTCATTAACATGATTACGTTTGCGCAGGAAAACCAGAGCACCAATTCAACGTTTATTGGCACCCTAGCCCACAGCCCTAATGGAGCGGGTAATGCCGTCATGGTGCCTGCAAACAGTGATGTCACGTCCCTCGCTGATTTAAGAGGAGGTGCAATATCTGTCCCCTTTGGTTCCGCAGCCCACGGGATGGTGCTCAAGGCCCTTGAAGAGGTTGGACTTGACCCTGAAACGGATGTTAATCTAGTCAGCCAAGCTCCTGAAGTAGGTGGTTCAAGCCTACGCACCGGACAGATTGATGCCCATGCCAACTTTGTGCCCTTTGGTGAACTGTTTCCCTTCCGGGGCTTTGCCAGAAAAATTTTTGATGGTGCTCAAACAGGCATTCCTACCCTCCATGGCATCACGGTACGGTCTGATTTTGCGGAACAGCATCCCGACATTGTAGTGGCCTATCTGAAGGCTGTGCTGGAAGCTAACCAGATGTTCCGGGAAGATCCTGAGGGCATTTCCGCTCAAATTCAAGAGTGGTCAGGGATCGAAAAGGAAGTGGTCTATATGTTCCTCGGCCCTTCCGGACTACAGACCCTCAATCCCACCATTGGAGATACTCAACTCAGCGCCCTTGAGAATAGTGTGGCTACGCTTACCAGCCTCGGCAGAATTGAAAACCCCATTGACCCTAGCGAAGTTGTGAACTGGACGGATGAAAGCTTTTTGCGGCGGGCGATGGAAGAGCTAGGTCTTGAGTATGATGACGTAGTAGCCACCGCTGAATCCTACGAAATTTCTGGAGAAGATGCCCTAACTGGAGAACTCATTGAGGACCCGAGACGAGCCGCCCAATTCTGGGTGCAAGGGGAGGAAACGGTCACTAACTTTGCCTCCATTGCCAATATGGTGAAGGCCCTCACAGAACTTCAGGCCGAGGGTCAAGCGGCCAATGCCATGTTTGTCCATGACCACAACAGTGGCTTGAAACTGTTTGCTGAAAACTCTTACTTTGTTCGCAACGGTGATGAGGTAGCGGCCTTTTTGCTAGAGTCCGATGCCCAAGCCTACGTGGCCCAAACAGGGGGAACCCTGACGGCATTCCGGGATTTGCAAAGCATCTACGCCAAGCAACCCGTTCTCCTAGGGGTTCGCTAA
- a CDS encoding ABC transporter ATP-binding protein: protein MVTMQQIEQEQRATLKGSVQVEGLSVVYRRKQYENCVLDSIQLSIQPGEFVCLLGPSGCGKSTLLNVIAGFIKPSSGYALVDHMPITRPGADRGFVFQQYSLLPWKTTFQNVEMGLRIQGVSKAERTERVNDYLNRVGLYKHRNSYPHQLSGGMQQRASIIRALVNSPSVLLMDEPFAALDAQTRHMMQELLLSIWDDLKTTVIFVTHDIEEAIFLGDRICTMGVHPGRIKSEIPVHLPRPRHFDDTLSQDFIDLHRRVFECIREETMKSMEA from the coding sequence ATGGTTACGATGCAACAAATTGAGCAGGAACAGCGAGCAACCCTGAAGGGATCCGTACAGGTAGAAGGGCTGTCGGTGGTTTATCGCCGCAAGCAGTATGAAAACTGTGTGCTAGATTCGATTCAGCTTTCTATTCAGCCAGGGGAATTTGTCTGTTTGCTAGGGCCATCGGGCTGCGGTAAATCGACGCTGTTGAATGTGATTGCGGGGTTTATTAAGCCCTCCAGCGGCTATGCTTTGGTTGATCACATGCCGATCACACGGCCTGGGGCAGATCGAGGGTTTGTGTTTCAGCAATATTCTCTGCTGCCCTGGAAAACCACCTTTCAAAATGTGGAGATGGGTTTGAGAATACAAGGAGTATCCAAGGCCGAACGCACAGAACGGGTGAATGACTACCTGAATCGGGTGGGCCTGTATAAACACCGCAATAGCTACCCCCACCAGCTCTCTGGTGGAATGCAGCAGCGGGCCAGCATTATTCGGGCCTTGGTGAATTCGCCTTCGGTGTTGTTGATGGATGAACCCTTTGCCGCCCTGGATGCCCAAACCCGCCATATGATGCAGGAGCTTTTGCTGAGCATTTGGGATGATCTGAAGACCACGGTAATTTTTGTCACCCACGACATTGAAGAAGCGATTTTCTTGGGTGATCGTATCTGTACTATGGGCGTTCATCCGGGACGAATTAAGTCAGAAATTCCTGTGCATTTGCCCCGGCCCCGTCATTTTGATGACACTCTTTCCCAGGACTTTATTGATCTGCACCGCCGAGTATTTGAATGCATTCGCGAAGAAACCATGAAAAGCATGGAAGCATAA
- a CDS encoding HEAT repeat domain-containing protein, with product MYSTDMDPEVAQWVEMLRSPELDERLVAVKTLQHLGDEDAIEPLIGALYDESPMVQEIAITSLWEFANPVAINPLMDCLGSAHEKVRHEALSALKELVSTNDLMKLLDLLQTGNVHAQLNVLVLLRKIHDAQALPYILPFFQSENPDLREAAVTTLRYLNQVVRCEPALALAKDPVEAVRRAATLTLGHLSDEGVVPLLCELLTSDADWQVRRNAAQSLDLLAAADSIPALVQAMDDPEWQVRKFTARALQKVADERAMPALIKALTDDYSDVRRDAATALGKLSNPDALPALSQTLHDPDMDVRIFSQRAIDAIQKSMPETSNV from the coding sequence ATGTATTCCACGGATATGGATCCCGAAGTTGCCCAATGGGTTGAAATGCTGCGATCTCCCGAACTCGATGAGCGTTTGGTAGCCGTCAAAACCCTGCAACATTTGGGTGATGAAGATGCCATTGAGCCACTCATTGGGGCGCTGTATGACGAAAGCCCCATGGTGCAGGAAATTGCCATTACCAGCCTGTGGGAATTTGCCAATCCGGTGGCGATTAATCCGCTGATGGATTGCCTGGGTTCCGCCCACGAAAAGGTGCGCCATGAAGCCCTGTCGGCCCTGAAGGAACTGGTTTCCACCAACGACCTGATGAAGCTGCTGGATCTGCTGCAAACGGGCAACGTTCACGCTCAGCTCAACGTGCTGGTGCTGCTGCGGAAAATCCACGATGCCCAGGCGTTGCCCTACATCCTGCCCTTCTTCCAGTCGGAGAACCCCGACCTGCGGGAAGCCGCTGTGACTACCCTGCGTTACCTGAACCAAGTGGTGCGCTGCGAACCTGCTCTGGCCTTGGCGAAGGATCCCGTTGAAGCGGTGCGACGGGCGGCCACCCTCACCCTAGGCCACCTCAGTGATGAGGGTGTGGTGCCTCTACTCTGTGAATTGCTGACCAGCGATGCTGATTGGCAGGTACGGCGCAATGCGGCCCAGTCCTTGGATTTGCTGGCGGCGGCAGACTCTATCCCCGCCCTGGTGCAAGCCATGGACGACCCGGAATGGCAGGTGCGTAAGTTTACCGCCCGTGCCCTGCAAAAGGTGGCCGATGAGCGGGCCATGCCTGCTTTGATCAAGGCCCTCACCGACGACTATTCCGACGTGCGCCGTGATGCCGCCACCGCCCTAGGCAAGCTTTCCAACCCCGACGCCCTGCCCGCCCTCAGCCAAACCCTCCACGACCCCGACATGGACGTGCGGATTTTCTCCCAGCGGGCCATCGATGCGATCCAGAAGTCTATGCCGGAGACCTCGAATGTCTAA
- a CDS encoding ABC transporter permease has protein sequence MGWVSQLATTARTAILQSRPLRQLLSLVLFFGIWQILSTINFNFIINFQFLPSPLEVFRATIKFMTGNPWIHFWSSIQRVLWGYAIASIAGVLLGVLVGWFEVVEDLAMPPLEILRPIPAVAWIPLAILMFPSAENGMVYITFIGAFFPILISTIKGVESTLGDTVLIRVGQCLGANPWHIFKDIVIPGSMPSIASGLTIGMGNAWFCLVTAEILAGRYGIGYITWESYVTSNYPPIVMGMLLIGFMGAFSSWAVDQATRALMPWRVIKKQG, from the coding sequence ATGGGCTGGGTCAGCCAGCTTGCGACGACAGCGAGAACAGCCATATTACAAAGCCGCCCTCTGCGTCAACTACTCTCGCTGGTTCTATTCTTTGGCATTTGGCAAATCCTCAGTACGATCAATTTTAATTTCATCATCAACTTTCAATTTCTTCCCTCACCCTTAGAGGTATTTAGGGCGACGATCAAGTTTATGACGGGTAATCCCTGGATACATTTTTGGTCGAGCATTCAACGGGTGCTTTGGGGCTATGCCATTGCGTCTATTGCTGGGGTGCTGTTAGGTGTGCTGGTGGGCTGGTTCGAGGTGGTGGAAGATCTGGCGATGCCACCTTTAGAAATTCTCCGTCCCATTCCCGCCGTGGCCTGGATTCCCTTAGCAATTTTGATGTTTCCTAGCGCTGAAAATGGCATGGTTTACATCACCTTTATCGGCGCATTTTTTCCTATTCTGATTAGCACTATCAAAGGCGTTGAAAGTACGCTAGGTGACACAGTTCTGATTCGCGTAGGCCAATGTTTAGGAGCCAATCCCTGGCACATTTTCAAAGATATTGTGATTCCAGGTTCGATGCCCAGTATCGCTAGCGGCCTCACAATTGGCATGGGTAATGCCTGGTTTTGCTTGGTTACGGCGGAAATTTTGGCTGGACGCTATGGGATTGGCTACATCACCTGGGAATCCTACGTGACATCCAATTATCCGCCGATTGTGATGGGAATGCTGCTGATCGGCTTCATGGGAGCCTTTAGCTCCTGGGCGGTGGATCAGGCGACCCGTGCCCTGATGCCCTGGCGGGTGATTAAGAAGCAGGGCTAA
- a CDS encoding sulfite exporter TauE/SafE family protein yields the protein MIAAPALSLFFSPQQAVVTVILLETIAGVGLVPAALPKTLWREVFPLTLSAMVMVPVGAYFLAWLEPTVMRKVMGGIILAFVGLLWTGKSHYNQAHVSLTSVVGAVSGFLTGLAGIGGPPIVLYSLSGNNAAAANRANFIIFFAFTQAIALISFWLSGLLSNTVWRLFLAVAPAFGLGLILGQMCFKRVDERLFRQVVLALLLVFSLLAIVV from the coding sequence ATGATTGCTGCCCCTGCCCTCAGCCTATTTTTCTCGCCCCAGCAGGCGGTGGTGACGGTAATTTTGCTGGAAACCATTGCTGGGGTGGGTCTGGTGCCCGCTGCACTACCCAAAACCCTCTGGCGTGAGGTCTTTCCCCTAACCCTGAGTGCCATGGTGATGGTGCCCGTCGGAGCCTATTTCCTCGCCTGGTTAGAGCCGACGGTGATGCGGAAGGTGATGGGCGGCATCATCCTGGCCTTTGTTGGGCTGTTGTGGACGGGCAAGAGCCACTACAACCAGGCCCACGTGTCGTTGACCTCGGTGGTAGGAGCCGTCAGCGGATTTCTGACTGGGCTAGCGGGGATTGGTGGCCCGCCCATCGTGTTGTATTCCCTGTCAGGCAACAATGCCGCCGCCGCGAATCGGGCCAACTTCATCATCTTTTTTGCCTTTACCCAGGCCATTGCCCTCATTTCCTTTTGGTTAAGTGGCCTGCTATCCAACACCGTTTGGCGGCTGTTTTTGGCCGTAGCGCCCGCCTTTGGCCTAGGGCTAATTCTGGGACAAATGTGCTTTAAGCGCGTGGATGAACGGCTGTTTCGCCAAGTGGTGCTGGCTCTGCTGCTGGTGTTTTCTCTGCTGGCCATCGTGGTGTAG
- a CDS encoding Mrp/NBP35 family ATP-binding protein, translated as MSNHTSPFHRADAATAEAPPSPEELGRKSEVVALLKTLKEPALGSDLVSLGMVRNLRVVGDYVYLRLYVGRHQLDLQDQVQATLAQLPWCKKAYAELCTIPGVRITLAVSSGKGGVGKSTTAVNLAAALAKTGAKVGLLDADIYGPNVPQMLGLGQSQVQVIDTPTGQRFRPLEAHGIKLMSVGLLAERDHPLAWRGPVMHKIITQFLHEVEWGDLDYLLIDLPPGTGDAQITIVQESPICGVVMVTTPQQVAISDVRRSVHMFRQVGVPVLGLVENMSYLLCGHCGEPTPIFGSGGGAQMAAELSVPLWGQVPIDPRVCAQGDAGVPLPLCEPDAPLSQIFGNIAQGLNATFGATVEPAPALAMANL; from the coding sequence ATGTCTAACCATACCTCCCCCTTCCATCGGGCTGATGCGGCCACCGCCGAAGCGCCCCCCAGCCCTGAGGAACTAGGCCGTAAATCAGAGGTCGTAGCTCTACTGAAAACTCTGAAAGAACCCGCCCTAGGCAGCGACTTGGTCAGCCTGGGCATGGTGCGAAACCTGCGGGTGGTGGGCGATTATGTCTACCTGCGGCTGTACGTGGGGCGGCACCAGTTGGATCTGCAAGACCAGGTGCAAGCCACCCTGGCGCAACTACCCTGGTGCAAAAAAGCCTATGCGGAACTCTGCACCATTCCCGGCGTGCGGATTACCCTGGCGGTTTCCAGCGGCAAGGGGGGCGTGGGCAAATCCACCACAGCGGTGAACCTAGCCGCCGCCCTGGCCAAAACCGGGGCCAAGGTGGGCCTACTGGATGCCGACATCTACGGCCCCAACGTGCCCCAAATGCTGGGTCTGGGTCAGTCCCAGGTGCAGGTGATCGACACGCCCACGGGTCAGCGGTTCCGGCCCCTAGAGGCCCACGGTATCAAGCTCATGTCCGTGGGGCTGCTGGCCGAGCGGGATCATCCCCTGGCATGGCGCGGCCCGGTGATGCACAAAATCATCACCCAGTTTCTCCATGAGGTGGAGTGGGGCGACCTGGACTATCTGCTGATTGACCTGCCTCCCGGCACGGGCGATGCCCAGATCACCATCGTCCAGGAAAGTCCCATTTGCGGCGTGGTGATGGTGACCACTCCCCAGCAGGTGGCCATTTCCGACGTGCGGCGTAGTGTTCATATGTTCCGTCAGGTGGGGGTGCCTGTGTTGGGCCTGGTGGAAAACATGAGCTACCTACTCTGCGGCCACTGCGGCGAACCCACCCCCATCTTTGGCAGTGGCGGCGGTGCCCAAATGGCGGCGGAACTCTCGGTTCCCCTCTGGGGCCAGGTGCCCATTGACCCCCGTGTTTGCGCCCAGGGCGATGCCGGGGTACCCCTGCCGCTGTGCGAACCCGATGCCCCGCTGAGCCAAATCTTTGGCAACATTGCCCAGGGGCTGAACGCCACCTTTGGAGCTACGGTTGAGCCAGCCCCGGCCTTAGCTATGGCCAACTTGTAG
- a CDS encoding ferredoxin family protein, with product MALTTQRVDVPVIVDESKCLEKCVACIEVCPLDVLVKNPETGKAYMKYDECWFCLPCEKECPTGAITVQIPFLLR from the coding sequence ATGGCTTTGACGACTCAGCGTGTGGATGTCCCGGTGATTGTGGACGAATCGAAGTGCCTTGAAAAATGTGTGGCTTGCATTGAAGTTTGTCCTTTAGATGTGTTGGTGAAGAATCCCGAAACAGGCAAAGCCTACATGAAATACGACGAGTGCTGGTTCTGCCTACCCTGCGAAAAGGAATGCCCCACAGGTGCCATTACGGTGCAGATTCCCTTCTTGCTCAGATAG